AGCGAGAGGACACGGACGCCTCCATCGCCGTCCAGCAAGGCTGGGCGTCCCGGGGCGCCTCCCCCACCTGGCTCTCGCCCCTCGAGAAAACGACGTGGCAGTTCCACCGCTGGTATGCAGAGCGCATGCAGCTTTAGCAGGCTGGCCCGGCCTTGAGGCACGGACGCCTCGATCACGAGCCCCGGCCCGCCCGCCCTCTGTTACTCATGCAACGCGGTGCAAGATGGGTTCTCCATCACGCAAACGGCGGCAGTTCTCAAGGCCGACAGCAAGACTGCGCTCCAGAGTCTGAGGAGTGAGCCAGGCAATATGGGGGGTAACAACGACCTGCTCAAGGGCCAGGAGTGGGTTGTCGGCTTCCACCGGCTCGGTGGCAAACACGTCGAGCCCGGCCGCTCGCAGCCTGCCCGAGCGCAGCGCATCGAGGAGGGCGGCCTCGTCCACCAGACCGCCCCGGGCTGTATTGATGAAAATACTGCCCGGCTTCATCAGGCCGAAAGTCTCGACGTTCATCAGGTTTGCGCTCTGTGCTGTCAGGGGCAGGTGCAGAGAGACGATATCGGACTGTCGCAGTAGCTCGGACAAGGAGCACCATTTGGCTACGGCTCCGGCCTTGGGCTGCCGAGCGGTGTAGAGCAGCGTGGCGCCAAGAGCTTTGAGCACCTCGGCCAGCCGTGACGCCACCGCTCCATAGCCGACCAGTCCGACCGTCCGCCCGGCGATCTCACCCACGGCATCAAGGCTTGTCAGCTCGGGTTGCCAGCCCCTCCCCTGCCGCGTTGCCGTGTCAAAAGCGGTCACCCGACGGAGCGCCGCAAGCATCAGCAGGAGCGTCATCTCAGCCACCGCCGGCGTATTGGTCCCCGGCATATTGGCCACCGCGATCCCGCGCTGTTGGGCGGCCGCCAGGTCTATGGTATTCACGCCAACCCCGATCTTTTGAATCAGCCGCAGGCACGGCGCGGCGCGGATGACCGCTGCGGTCACCGGTTGCAGCACGTGGAACAGCACCTCGGCGTCGCCCATGGCCGCAGCAAATGTCCCGGTATCGGTCTCCTCCACCACAACAATCTCAAGCCAGTCAGGTGCCCGACGGGCAATCAGGTCCCGAAAGCCGGGGCTGCTCCGGTAGTGCAGGACCGCCTTCATGACTCCGTCATACGAGGCCACGACCGGCGGCCGACAAGACGCTCCGGCCGGCAAAGCGGGCCGCTGATCCCAAGGCTTCCTCAATACGGAGCGCCTCGTTCCACTTTGCCGTCCGCTCGGTGCGGGCGATGGACCCGACCTTGAGTTGCCCGGCGTCCCAGCCGGTGGCGAGGTGGACAATCGTCACGTCTTCGCTCTCTCCAGAACGGGCCGAGACAATCGTCCTCCAGCCGGCCGCCTTGGCCGCCTCAAGCGCCGCCTGTGTCTCCGTAATCGTGCCGACCTGATTCGGCTTGATCAGCGCCGCATTACAGCTCCCCCGCTCGGCCGCCTGAGCGATACGCCGGGCGTCGGTGACCAGATAGTCGTCGCCAATGACCTGAACCCGGTCGCCGACCGCAGCCGTAAAACGTCGCATGCCGTCATGATCATCCTCAGCCAGCGGGTCTTCGACAGCGACAATCGGATAACGCTCAATCCAGCCTAGCAGCAGCTCAATCAGGCCATCGGTATCAAGACGGCGGTGTTCCAGACCTAATGCATAACCGGCGGTCGAACCGAACTCCGAGGCGGCCACGTCAAGGGCAATCGCCACCTGCTCGCCAGGGATGTAGCCTGCGGCTTCAATGGCCCGCACAAGACAACTCAAGGCTTCCTCGTTTGAGGCAAACAGCGGCCACCAGCCGCCCTCGTCAGCCACCCCGGCCAGACGGTCATCGGCCGCCATCAGTCGTCCCGCCGCGTGGTAGACCTCGGCGGTCATGACCAGGGCTTGGTCAAAGCTGGTCGCCCCAACAGGCATAATCATGAAGTCTTGAATATCGGTCCTGCGACCGGCGTGCGCCCCACCGCCAAAAATCTGAATCTCCGGCAGCGGCAGCCGGACCGGCTTCCCCCCAGACACATACCGCCACAGGGGCAGGCCGGCAGCCTGAGCGGCCGCGTGCAGAACCGCCATGGAAACGGCAATCAGGGCGTTGGCGCCGAGACGTTTTTTATTGGGCGTTCCGTCCAGAGCAATCAGAGCCGCGTCCACACCGGCCTGATCGCTCGCATCCAGCCCCAGAAGCTGTTGGCCTATGGCACCGCGCAGATTGTGTACGGCCTGCTCGACTCCCAGACCGCCCAGCAGGGGCCCACCGTCGCGCAGATCGGTAGCCTCATGGCTCCCGCGCGAAGCCCCAGCCGGAGCAATCGCCCGACCAATCGCGCCGCCGGTCAGACGGACCTCGGCCTCGACCGTGGGACGGCCGCGCGAATCCCACACCCGTCGGCCGGTCACCGCACTGATCCTGGTCTCAGTCATGCGCTCTCCCGTCCATTGCCTGCGACCAGATATTCCGCAAAGCGGCCAGATTCGCGACCGGGCGCAGCAGGAGACGCTTGGCAAGCGTGCGGACACGACGGCGGTCGGCCTCGGCAGTGATGTACTCAACCGGTGAGCGGCCATCAATGCGCCCCAGCAAGAGCCCCGGCAGCAGACGGACCGCTCGGGCCTCGACCGCGGCTGCGGATTCCCAGCTGACCCCGGCCAGATAGGTGTCGGCCAGGCTGTCAAAACAGGTCAGGTAACGCTCGCTCCAGTGTGGTCGCCACACACACTTGAGCAGCAAGTGGTTCAGACAAAAGCTGAGATCAAAGGCCGGATCGCCGTACCAGGCACACTCCGCATCGAGCAGCACCGGGCCGTGGGGTCCGACCAGGATATTCTTTGGACTCACATCACCGTGGACCAGCACCCGCTTGTTGGCCACCGTCGTCTCGATCACGTCTCTCAACACCTCGGCACAATCGGCGTGTTGCTCAGCCGTGGCCAACAGGTAGGGCTCCAATCGGATCGGATGAAAAATATGGTCGGTGGCAAAGCGAGTGGCGAGTTGCGCATCATTTGCGGTGCCGGCATGTATACACACCAGACACCTGGCCACGGCCCGAGCCGTCTCGGGTTCGATAACGCCGTCGCGCAGCTGCAGCTTCCACACCGGATACGCCCGGGGATCAAAATAGCCCATCGCAAACAGACCGGCCTCTCGATCCACGCCGAGAATCTGGGGGACACCGTGAGGGACAAAACGGGCCGCAGTCCGAATCCATTCAACCTCAAACGTATTGCGTTCCACCGGCGCCCGCCAGCTTGCCGCAACCCGCAGCTGAGGCAGAGCACGCTTGACGCAGATCGGTCCGTCAGCAAGATCGACTCGGACGATATCGGACGAGACCCCGCCGCTCAGCGGCTGCAAGGCGGGCCGAACGCCTGCTTTGAGCAGCCCCATGCGGACCAGCGCCTGACGGAGATCGTGTGGCGAGATGGCATCCCTCATAGCGGCCCCTCGTGTGACGGATGGACTGTGACCGAATTCTTTGGCCAAGACAAGAGCGCCGCGGATGAGGGGGCCGTCCGTCGTCTCCTGAACTCGGCAGTCACGCAACACTTCTGTTGATGTCAACACTGCTGTTGTGCAATCTATACTATATGAACGCCAACGAGTTCCGGCGCTGGCTCAGGAGACGAGGCTGCACGTTTCATACGCACAAGGGAGGCAGTGGTCATGTCACAGTTCGACTCGGAGACCGCACGACTCAGCTGCCCCTGCACGGCGGCAGCAAGGAATTGGGCCGAGGGCTGGTAACCAAGATCAAGAAAGACCTGGAGTTGGACTGATGCTGACCTATCCTATTGTACTCGAAGACGACGATGGCACCCTGCTCGCTACGTCCCCGGACTTCCCGGAACTCACGACGTTTGGCATTGACAGAGACGAGGCACTCGCACGGGCGGCCGACGCGCTGGAGGAAGCGATAGCGGCTCGCATCCACGACGGCCGGGATATTCCGCCCCCTTCACAAGGACGGGATGTCGCGGTGCTGCCTACGCTCACCGCCGTCAAGGTGATGCTGTATCAGGGCATGCGGGAGCAGGGCATCGGCAAGGCAGAGCTGGCGCGTCGCCTCGGCTGGCACCTCCCACAGGTGGATCGGGTATTGGACGTGCAGCACAACTCGCGCATGGATCAGCTGGATGCGGCAATGGGCGCTATAGGCCGGCGCCTGTACGTTAGGGCTTCAGNNNNNNNNNNNNNNNNNNNNNNNNNNNN
This region of Desulfurellaceae bacterium genomic DNA includes:
- the eno gene encoding phosphopyruvate hydratase translates to MTETRISAVTGRRVWDSRGRPTVEAEVRLTGGAIGRAIAPAGASRGSHEATDLRDGGPLLGGLGVEQAVHNLRGAIGQQLLGLDASDQAGVDAALIALDGTPNKKRLGANALIAVSMAVLHAAAQAAGLPLWRYVSGGKPVRLPLPEIQIFGGGAHAGRRTDIQDFMIMPVGATSFDQALVMTAEVYHAAGRLMAADDRLAGVADEGGWWPLFASNEEALSCLVRAIEAAGYIPGEQVAIALDVAASEFGSTAGYALGLEHRRLDTDGLIELLLGWIERYPIVAVEDPLAEDDHDGMRRFTAAVGDRVQVIGDDYLVTDARRIAQAAERGSCNAALIKPNQVGTITETQAALEAAKAAGWRTIVSARSGESEDVTIVHLATGWDAGQLKVGSIARTERTAKWNEALRIEEALGSAARFAGRSVLSAAGRGLV
- a CDS encoding phosphotransferase; this encodes MRDAISPHDLRQALVRMGLLKAGVRPALQPLSGGVSSDIVRVDLADGPICVKRALPQLRVAASWRAPVERNTFEVEWIRTAARFVPHGVPQILGVDREAGLFAMGYFDPRAYPVWKLQLRDGVIEPETARAVARCLVCIHAGTANDAQLATRFATDHIFHPIRLEPYLLATAEQHADCAEVLRDVIETTVANKRVLVHGDVSPKNILVGPHGPVLLDAECAWYGDPAFDLSFCLNHLLLKCVWRPHWSERYLTCFDSLADTYLAGVSWESAAAVEARAVRLLPGLLLGRIDGRSPVEYITAEADRRRVRTLAKRLLLRPVANLAALRNIWSQAMDGRAHD
- a CDS encoding type II toxin-antitoxin system HicA family toxin, producing MSTLLLCNLYYMNANEFRRWLRRRGCTFHTHKGGSGHVTVRLGDRTTQLPLHGGSKELGRGLVTKIKKDLELD
- a CDS encoding type II toxin-antitoxin system HicB family antitoxin; its protein translation is MLTYPIVLEDDDGTLLATSPDFPELTTFGIDRDEALARAADALEEAIAARIHDGRDIPPPSQGRDVAVLPTLTAVKVMLYQGMREQGIGKAELARRLGWHLPQVDRVLDVQHNSRMDQLDAAMGAIGRRLYVRAS